One Tolypothrix bouteillei VB521301 DNA window includes the following coding sequences:
- the dcm gene encoding DNA (cytosine-5-)-methyltransferase encodes MNGFNKISNSSSSYKIIENHIARRVGSDVQKRINALKIGQKMQDLPEELWHDSFKYYVKHDPNRQGGPNLRMIRLDPNKPSLTVTGYIFNKFVHPYENRFITVREAARLQGFPDGMKFEGTLTSTQLQVGNAVPVPLAKAVFEHLAHQAHMLGFNNRTLKAFSLFSGAGGMDIGAHLTNCIDICVTLDNWSDACATLGGFFRKGVSVLEKDISALEDPLNLWQNASGEVDKPDLVFGGPPCQAFSQAGKQKGLQDDRGKMIYEFLRFVEHLHPPFFVMENVPNLKGIAGSQLYQEILQKMANLGYQVSVGILLAADFGTPQLRRRLFFVGCLKEIGSISLPLPTHTPEPELFGLLPYVTVGQAFADLPEAEFSR; translated from the coding sequence ATGAATGGATTCAACAAAATTTCCAATTCTAGCAGTTCATATAAGATTATTGAAAATCATATTGCTAGAAGAGTAGGTTCCGATGTTCAAAAACGTATTAACGCCCTGAAAATAGGGCAAAAAATGCAGGATTTACCCGAAGAGCTTTGGCATGATAGCTTTAAATACTATGTCAAGCATGACCCAAATCGACAGGGTGGACCAAACCTGAGAATGATTAGACTCGATCCGAATAAACCTTCCTTAACAGTGACAGGTTATATTTTTAACAAGTTTGTCCATCCTTATGAAAACAGGTTCATTACTGTACGAGAGGCAGCACGTTTGCAAGGTTTTCCCGATGGCATGAAATTTGAAGGAACCCTAACCAGTACTCAGCTTCAGGTAGGTAATGCCGTTCCCGTACCACTTGCAAAGGCTGTGTTTGAACATTTAGCTCACCAAGCGCATATGCTTGGATTTAATAATCGTACTTTAAAAGCCTTCAGTTTATTTAGTGGTGCAGGAGGTATGGATATTGGTGCTCATCTTACAAATTGCATAGACATTTGTGTAACACTCGATAATTGGTCAGATGCTTGTGCAACGCTAGGTGGTTTTTTTCGTAAAGGTGTTTCCGTTTTAGAAAAAGATATTTCCGCCCTAGAAGATCCATTAAATCTCTGGCAAAATGCCTCAGGTGAAGTTGATAAGCCTGACCTTGTATTTGGTGGTCCCCCTTGTCAAGCATTCAGTCAAGCCGGTAAACAAAAAGGGTTGCAGGATGACCGAGGTAAAATGATTTACGAATTTTTGCGCTTCGTAGAACATTTACATCCTCCCTTTTTTGTCATGGAAAATGTACCCAATCTTAAAGGAATTGCAGGAAGTCAGTTATATCAGGAGATTTTGCAGAAGATGGCGAATTTAGGCTATCAAGTTTCAGTTGGGATACTTCTTGCTGCTGATTTTGGCACTCCCCAATTACGACGGCGATTGTTCTTTGTTGGTTGCTTAAAAGAAATTGGCAGTATTAGCTTACCTTTACCAACTCATACGCCAGAACCTGAATTATTTGGTCTGTTGCCATATGTAACAGTTGGTCAGGCTTTTGCCGATTTACCAGAAGCAGAGTTTAGCCGTTGA
- a CDS encoding Uma2 family endonuclease produces MVVAAVLAETRTVLENISWQTFKAMLADMSNQRNTRLAYDNGILEIMSPMMPHENSNRIIEGFIGVLCEELGLEIKRAGSLTLTRDDLERGGEPDSSYYIQNESLVRHKENIDLATDPPPDLVLEVEYSRPKIDKLKLYAAMGIPEFWGYNGNVLRFYVLSSGDYSEVELSPTFAPVPVNEIPRFIRETRTNGEMSTTRAFRNWVKQAISAM; encoded by the coding sequence ATGGTAGTAGCAGCAGTACTCGCAGAAACTAGAACTGTACTTGAGAACATTAGCTGGCAGACATTTAAAGCTATGTTAGCTGACATGAGCAACCAACGCAACACTAGACTTGCTTATGACAATGGGATACTAGAAATCATGTCTCCAATGATGCCGCACGAGAACTCTAATCGCATAATCGAAGGTTTTATTGGGGTGTTGTGTGAAGAACTGGGGCTGGAAATTAAACGCGCTGGTTCGCTGACTTTAACACGGGATGACTTGGAACGAGGTGGTGAGCCGGATAGTAGCTACTACATTCAAAATGAGTCTTTGGTTAGACATAAAGAAAATATAGACTTAGCAACCGATCCACCACCAGATTTAGTACTGGAAGTCGAATATTCCAGACCAAAAATAGATAAGCTAAAACTATATGCTGCAATGGGTATCCCTGAATTCTGGGGATACAACGGAAACGTACTTCGATTCTACGTACTTAGCTCTGGAGACTACTCAGAAGTAGAGCTTAGTCCGACCTTTGCGCCTGTACCAGTGAACGAGATTCCTCGCTTTATCCGAGAAACCAGAACAAATGGGGAAATGTCAACAACTCGCGCTTTTCGTAATTGGGTGAAGCAGGCGATCTCTGCTATGTAA
- a CDS encoding ABC transporter ATP-binding protein: MARLVLKNLNKTYTSKVVPVKDVSLTVNDGEFLTLLGPSGCGKSTTLRMIAGLEEPTRGQITIGDVDVTYKRPAERNIAMVFQSYALYPHMTVYDNLASGLKLHRTPPVEIKSRIADVAHILGLEELLNRKPGQLSGGQRQRVAVGRALVRRANVYLLDEPLSNLDALLRERVRADIKQLFAAQNVPVVYVTHDQTEAMTLSTKVALLNDGYVQQLDPPDRIYNHPANLFVAGFVGSPQMNLLTLPCQGRHAMLGNFQISLPDLPTVPPEIVLGIRPENVRIPEANDTQTIKGRVYLVENLGMHYLVSVKIEGSQTTVRALLPTDRSWSGEDITLALTPQNIHWFDVRSGDALVRKQMSSVGA; this comes from the coding sequence ATGGCTAGACTTGTACTGAAAAACTTAAATAAAACCTACACTTCCAAAGTTGTTCCGGTAAAAGATGTTAGCTTAACCGTAAACGATGGAGAATTTCTGACTTTGTTAGGTCCTTCTGGCTGTGGAAAGTCTACCACACTGCGAATGATTGCAGGGTTAGAAGAACCAACTCGCGGTCAAATTACAATTGGAGACGTGGATGTCACCTACAAGCGACCAGCCGAGCGCAATATTGCAATGGTGTTTCAAAGTTATGCGCTTTATCCCCACATGACAGTGTATGACAACCTTGCTTCTGGTCTCAAACTGCACCGCACTCCACCCGTAGAAATTAAAAGCCGAATCGCAGACGTTGCTCATATTTTAGGATTGGAAGAATTATTGAACCGCAAGCCCGGTCAACTGTCTGGAGGACAGCGACAGCGAGTTGCAGTAGGGCGAGCGCTTGTCCGGCGTGCTAATGTATACTTGTTAGATGAACCCCTAAGTAACCTAGATGCATTGCTCCGCGAACGAGTGAGGGCAGATATCAAGCAACTATTCGCTGCTCAAAATGTTCCGGTTGTTTATGTTACTCACGATCAGACAGAAGCAATGACACTGTCTACTAAAGTGGCTTTGCTCAATGATGGTTATGTCCAACAACTTGACCCACCCGATCGCATCTACAACCATCCAGCCAATTTATTTGTTGCTGGATTTGTTGGCAGTCCCCAAATGAATTTACTGACTTTACCTTGTCAAGGGCGACACGCGATGCTGGGGAACTTCCAAATATCTCTCCCAGATTTACCAACTGTACCACCTGAAATCGTATTGGGAATTCGTCCGGAAAACGTTCGGATTCCAGAAGCCAATGATACACAAACTATTAAAGGGCGGGTGTATCTAGTGGAGAATTTAGGTATGCACTATTTGGTCAGCGTGAAGATTGAAGGGTCGCAGACGACAGTACGTGCGTTGCTACCAACAGATCGAAGTTGGAGTGGCGAGGATATTACCCTGGCATTGACTCCGCAAAACATTCACTGGTTTGATGTTCGCTCGGGGGATGCTCTTGTCAGGAAACAAATGTCGAGTGTTGGAGCATAG